A stretch of Luteolibacter arcticus DNA encodes these proteins:
- a CDS encoding Gfo/Idh/MocA family protein, translating to MQRRPFLATLGATAAAMTTGARAQEPAAGKKLGWALVGLGSLSKNQIAPALQKTKHARLAAIVTGTPAKATEWKAKYAIPDSHVYDYETFDKIAENPDVDVIYIVLPNSMHEEFVVRGAKAGKHVFCEKPMANSAEECRKMIAAMKAAGKQLGVGYRCQFEPHHRECMRLAKEKVFGPLKFIEAGFGFQIGDPKQWRLRKELAGGGALMDVGVYALQACRYLTGEEPVEITAQEVKTDPVKFAEVDETISWSMKFPSGVVASVMTTYAFNGANFFTAICEKGRFGMDPAYSYDGLKGWTSKPDVKIEFPAVDHFATEMDAFSEAILNGKPFAPAGEEGLRDLLAVEAIYRSIKDGKAAKVEAM from the coding sequence ATGCAACGCCGCCCCTTTCTCGCCACGCTCGGTGCCACCGCCGCTGCCATGACCACCGGAGCCCGTGCCCAGGAACCCGCCGCGGGCAAGAAGCTCGGCTGGGCGCTGGTCGGCCTCGGCTCGCTCAGCAAGAACCAGATCGCTCCGGCGCTCCAGAAAACGAAGCACGCGCGCCTCGCCGCGATCGTCACCGGCACGCCGGCCAAGGCGACCGAGTGGAAGGCGAAGTACGCGATCCCCGACAGCCACGTTTACGACTACGAGACCTTCGACAAGATCGCGGAGAATCCGGACGTGGATGTGATCTACATCGTGCTGCCGAATTCGATGCACGAGGAGTTCGTGGTCCGCGGGGCGAAGGCCGGCAAGCATGTCTTCTGCGAGAAGCCGATGGCGAACAGCGCGGAGGAGTGCCGCAAGATGATCGCCGCGATGAAGGCGGCCGGGAAGCAGCTCGGCGTGGGCTATCGCTGCCAATTCGAGCCGCATCACCGCGAGTGCATGCGCTTGGCGAAGGAGAAGGTTTTCGGGCCGCTGAAGTTCATCGAGGCGGGCTTCGGGTTCCAGATCGGCGATCCCAAGCAATGGCGGCTGCGCAAGGAGCTTGCGGGTGGCGGTGCGCTCATGGACGTGGGAGTGTACGCGCTGCAGGCCTGTCGCTATCTGACCGGTGAGGAGCCGGTCGAGATCACGGCGCAGGAGGTGAAGACAGATCCGGTGAAGTTTGCCGAGGTGGATGAGACGATTTCCTGGTCGATGAAGTTTCCTTCCGGCGTCGTGGCGTCGGTGATGACGACCTATGCTTTCAACGGGGCGAATTTCTTCACGGCGATCTGCGAGAAGGGCCGCTTCGGCATGGATCCCGCGTATAGCTACGATGGGTTGAAGGGCTGGACCTCGAAGCCGGACGTGAAGATCGAGTTCCCTGCGGTGGATCATTTCGCGACGGAGATGGATGCGTTTTCGGAAGCGATTCTGAACGGCAAGCCGTTTGCTCCGGCAGGGGAGGAAGGTCTCCGGGATCTGCTGGCGGTGGAGGCGATCTATCGCTCGATCAAGGATGGCAAGGCGGCGAAGGTGGAGGCCATGTGA
- the ypfJ gene encoding KPN_02809 family neutral zinc metallopeptidase — MRWEGRRQSGNVEDRRGRGGGGGLALGGGLGTLVLLLVVWFLGGDPMQFLQQTQSGGGSVAEAPASPEDERAKAFVRTVLADTEDIWNEEFARMGQTYEEPKLVLFTGMVQSGCGGASSQMGPFYCPADRTVYIDLSFFHELDQKFGAAGDFAQAYVIAHEVGHHVQNLLGISGKVHEAQQSAGERGANELSVRLELQADFLAGMWARKGQQKFDFLEQGDLEEALNAANKIGDDTLQKQAQGRVVPDSFTHGSSVQRMRWFKKGLQSDRFDPNNTFQTDDL, encoded by the coding sequence ATGCGCTGGGAAGGACGACGTCAGAGTGGGAATGTGGAAGACCGCCGGGGCCGGGGGGGCGGTGGAGGTCTGGCGCTGGGTGGCGGGCTCGGGACGCTGGTCCTGCTGCTGGTCGTGTGGTTCCTGGGCGGGGATCCGATGCAGTTTCTCCAACAGACCCAGAGCGGGGGCGGATCGGTGGCCGAGGCTCCCGCGTCGCCGGAGGATGAACGTGCCAAGGCTTTCGTCAGAACCGTGCTCGCCGATACCGAAGACATTTGGAACGAGGAGTTCGCGCGGATGGGCCAGACTTATGAGGAGCCGAAGCTGGTGCTCTTCACTGGCATGGTCCAAAGCGGCTGCGGCGGGGCGAGCTCGCAGATGGGGCCTTTCTATTGTCCGGCGGACCGCACGGTATACATCGATCTCTCGTTCTTCCACGAGCTGGACCAGAAGTTCGGTGCGGCCGGGGATTTCGCGCAGGCCTATGTGATCGCCCACGAGGTGGGGCATCATGTGCAGAATCTGTTGGGCATTTCGGGCAAGGTCCACGAGGCGCAGCAGAGCGCGGGTGAGCGGGGGGCGAACGAGTTGTCGGTGCGGCTTGAGCTGCAGGCGGATTTCCTGGCCGGGATGTGGGCGCGCAAGGGCCAGCAGAAGTTCGATTTCCTGGAGCAGGGCGACCTGGAGGAAGCCCTGAATGCCGCCAACAAGATCGGCGACGATACCTTGCAGAAGCAGGCCCAGGGCCGCGTGGTGCCGGACTCCTTCACCCACGGCAGCTCGGTCCAGCGCATGCGCTGGTTCAAGAAGGGCCTGCAGAGTGATCGATTCGACCCGAACAACACGTTCCAGACCGACGACCTGTGA